One part of the Rutidosis leptorrhynchoides isolate AG116_Rl617_1_P2 chromosome 1, CSIRO_AGI_Rlap_v1, whole genome shotgun sequence genome encodes these proteins:
- the LOC139861007 gene encoding choline-phosphate cytidylyltransferase 2-like, with translation MENEGKKERRNWMIPPPTDRPVRVYADGIYDLFHFGHARSLEQAKKSFPNTYLLVGCCNDEVTHRLKGKTVMTDKERYESLRHCKWVDEVIPDAPWVLTQEFMDKHKIDYVAHDSLPYADASGAGNDVYEFVKSIGRFKETKRTDGISTSDIIMRIIKDYNEYVLRNLDRGYSRKDLGVSYVKEKRLRVNVGLKKLHEKVKKHQEKVEEKIQTVAKTAGMNHTLWVENADRLVAGFLEMFEEGCHKMGTAIRDRIQEQLKAKANGRTLAYDKNRNDEDDEYYYDYSTDEDEEEYSSGAEEIVVT, from the exons ATGGAAAATGAAGGAAAAAAAGAGCGTAGAAATTGGATGATTCCACCACCAACTGATCGCCCTGTTCGTGTTTACGCTGACGGAATCTATGATCTCTTTCACTTTGGTCATGCTCGTTCTCTTGAACAAGCTAAAAAATC GTTTCCAAATACTTATTTACTTGTTGGATGTTGCAATGATGAAGTCACTCACAGGCTGAAGGGTAAAACCGTCATGACTGATAAGGAACGTTACGAATCTCTTCGCCACTGCAA GTGGGTTGATGAAGTTATTCCAGATGCACCGTGGGTACTTACACAAGAGTTTATGGATAAACATAAGATAGATTATGTGGCTCATGATTCCCTTCC TTATGCTGATGCAAGTGGTGCTGGAAACGATGTCTACGAATTT GTGAAATCGATTGGTAGATTTAAGGAAACCAAACGGACGGATGGGATTTCAACGTCAGATATTATCATGAGAATCATCAAAGACTACAACGAGTATGTGCTGCGCAACTTGGATCGGGGATACTCAAGAAAAGATCTCGGTGTTAGCTATGTGAAA GAAAAGAGGTTGAGAGTGAATGTGGGTTTAAAGAAGCTGCATGAAAAAGTAAAGAAGCATCAAGAAAAAGTGGAAGAAAAG ATTCAAACGGTGGCGAAAACTGCTGGTATGAATCATACTCTTTGGGTTGAGAATGCTGATCGTTTGGTTGctggttttcttgaaatgtttgaAGAGGGTTGCCATAAGATG GGAACGGCGATTAGAGACAGAATACAAGAACAGTTAAAGGCAAAAGCTAATGGAAGGACACTTGCTTATGACAAAAACAgaaacgatgaagatgatgaatattattatgattatagtaccGACGAAGACGAAGAAGAGTACTCCAGTGGAGCAGAAGAAATAGTAGTTACATGA